The window CGGTCGTACGCGCCCCGCAGCGCGGCGAGGAACTGCCCGCGCTGCGGCCAGTCGCGGCTGATGAGCACGACCTGGCCGGCGATGCAGTTGTGCCCGGCGTTCTGCAGGCGCATGGTCGCGATGTGCTCGGCCTGGAAGCGGATGTCGGCAGCCGACCATTCGCCGGGTACGACGATGATCGGCGAGACCCCGCCGAGTTCTGCGGTGATCGGCTTCTTCAGCGCGGGCCTGTTCTCGCGACGGCGGCGACGGGCCTGCGGCCCGTCGCCCCACACGATCCGCTCGAAGGTCGCCGCAGAGCCGGTGATGTGCACGTGGTCGATGCCGCGGTGCGTCGTGAGAGCGGCGCCCACCTCGGGTCCGCCGGCGATCACGCGGAGGAATCCCGGTTCGATCAGCGGCGCGAGCGCGCGGGTGAAGACCGGCAGCAGCGCCTCCTGCGTCGGGTTGAGCTTCAGCATCACGACCCGGTTGTGGGCGAACAGCTCGTAGAGCACGTCGGCGACCGGGATCGACGTCACGTTGCCGGCGCCGAGCACGAGACCGACGCCGCCGGGGGTTCCGGGGGAGCGCTGGGCGAGACCTGCCCTTTCCCGGGCCTCGGCCTCGGTGACCCCCGGCTTGAGCCACACCTCGCCGGTGAAGCCCGACAGCAGCACGGAGTCGATCGGGCGGAGCGGAAAGGCGGCCACCCGTACCCGCCCCCCGGGCGCGGAGCCGACTCGCACCCCGTCGAGCGGATTGCCGCCTCCTGCCAACCGGTGGAGGGTCGCGGTCAGCGCGTCGACGAGTTCGATCGCGCCGTAGGGACCCGACAGCCACTCCTCGCCGCGGAGCGGGTGCCCGGGATCGAGACCCTTCGACTGTGCTGCCGCGGCGGCCCAGTCGGGCGCGGTGTCGCTCATGGTTGCGTGCACCCGGCCGAGGAGGCGGGCGCGCTGCGACAGGGTCAGCGCGGTCCAGGCGCGCGATCCCTCGCGCAGGTCGTCGAGGGCGACGTCGATGTCAGGTGCCGGCACGCGCCCAGCCTAGGTGGTGCGATCTACGGCGTGGCACCGGTGGGCGCCGCGGCGCCATTCCCGCCATCACGACCGCCGTCCGCACCGCCGTCGCCGTCGCCACCGACATCACCGACACCGTCGTCGCCGCCACCACCACCGCGACCGTCCCCGCCGTCGCCACCCAGCACCCGGAGCGCGTCGGCGACGGCACGCATGCCGACGAGGGTCTCGGCGAAGCTCGTCGACAGCGGCGACAGACCGATGCGCAGGCCCCCGGGATCGCGGTAGTCGGGGATGACGTCGTTCTGCCAGAGCCGCGCCGTCACGGCGCGCATCTGCGGAT of the Microbacterium invictum genome contains:
- a CDS encoding aldehyde dehydrogenase family protein; its protein translation is MPAPDIDVALDDLREGSRAWTALTLSQRARLLGRVHATMSDTAPDWAAAAAQSKGLDPGHPLRGEEWLSGPYGAIELVDALTATLHRLAGGGNPLDGVRVGSAPGGRVRVAAFPLRPIDSVLLSGFTGEVWLKPGVTEAEARERAGLAQRSPGTPGGVGLVLGAGNVTSIPVADVLYELFAHNRVVMLKLNPTQEALLPVFTRALAPLIEPGFLRVIAGGPEVGAALTTHRGIDHVHITGSAATFERIVWGDGPQARRRRRENRPALKKPITAELGGVSPIIVVPGEWSAADIRFQAEHIATMRLQNAGHNCIAGQVVLISRDWPQRGQFLAALRGAYDRAPTRTSWYPGSAERMDAAAAAYPDALWCADGTRLLVQTEAGVVPGPIEETEYFAPVLGVISLPGVGQQFLDAAVAHANERLTGSLGANILIDPATEAALGDGVERALADLRYGAIAINAWTAFVFLTPTLTWSAFPGGTLQDVGSGIGIVHNALLLDDVERSVARGPFRPFPRSLSALVRGGRFSVLPKPPWFVSSRTGATVSEGFTRFRMHRRWPALAKTMLRAFRA